AATAATGATCCGTGACTATGTACAAATATTGGTGTAATGAAATAAGTCAACCAGGTCAAATTGATAGATACCACCGGATTTAAATGCTTTATTTTAATTTGATTCCTCAGTATCTTTGCGGATCTTATGTTACGTTCAGTCTCGATCAAAGTGACCCTATTTCGTTTTTTTGTTATTATGAGTGATTACGGTCTCATGTTATTTTGTTGTAGCATTTTCCTTTAAGGTGAGAAAATGCTCCATTCATGTTTGAATATATCAGTactaatattgaattattcatacatcttttgttaaaaaaaaatatctgcacTCTAGGCTAGGTAACTCTTGGACCCAAGCTTGGGTTTAGAGTAGTTCGATATCAGTATTCAATATCCATTTTCTGACCACCTGTGAACTTCAATAGTTGAGTAGCGACCTAACCTAAACCAATTATAAAAAATGATTGATCTTTTcagattttctgaaaaatatttcacatttttccGAATCCTCTTTTTATCTCATCACAAACTCCTTCTTCTTTCATAAAAAATCCAAAACTATTTATGGTTTGTAAGAATATGATTGCTCAAATTGTTTGTTGTTCAATTCCTACGGAAAATTCCCAAGATTTGTTATTAGTTGAAGAAGTACATAGATAACTATATGTTAAATGTGCCGATCCTAATTTTTTTAAAGCATCCACGCTCGAAAAATTATCAGCAACTGGAAAATACTGATGCAATAATAACGAATTCATGTAATTACAGTATAATCATCGATTTCATCAGACTTTTTGTTGCATGTATCTGTGGATAGATAATAAGCCGAAACTCTGAAGTGAAATTTAGCAGGCACCTatagaaaattttatttcatattttcccTATTCACATTTTTGTTCCGTTTTCCAGATAAATTGAGCTTTCCTGAAGTACATGGAGTCAATGTCACACGAACTGAGAAGAAATACGAACAATTTGGATCTCCTCGCAGAAAAATACCTACTCAATAAGAATCCCTCAGAATCGCCTATTTTCGTAGATACATACCACATTGAAAGCCCAGGGGATGTCTCTTGAATTCATAGCAGGATGTGTAGGAGGTGAgtgaaataataataagtcaTCTTCGAATTCCCATTTTTGTTATTTACTTCGTGTATCCGTTCTTTTTTCTCAAACAGTGTCTTATAATAATTTCTGGCCGCATTTATGTTTTTTTAGTAGATacagttttccaaaaaaaactttcatctaCACTTACCAATATCAACAAATATTATGACCCTTATGAAATGGTAGATAAATATTGCGAAAACGCTAGTTGATAATTGTTACCTAGGTCGGTTTGCTGATTATTAATAAAATTTCTTATCGATATTCAGCATAACAACACAAATAAACTGTTATTGACGTcaacaatgagaaaaaatttcgaaaatatgatAACAATTTCGTCATTCCTTACCACATACCTCTATATCTGACCCCGTCAAGTCAAACTTATTAAATCTAATACAGAATCCTGAAGAATGCCTGAAATCCCGGCCGAAACGTCGATTTATGATCGAAGTATACTCTAAGACACCTTGTCTTTCTCGAGATTCACGAGAAAACGAAATTACCTTTCACTAATACACTCAACAAAAAGTTGAAGTTTCTATTTGCATTTATCTGTTCCAGGTTGCGCTGGCTTGGTGGTTGGCCACCCTCTAGACACTCTAAAAGTGCATCTGCAAAACGACAATGCCAAAAATCCCAAGTACAGGGGATCTTTGCACTTGGTTCGAACACTGGTGGTCAAAGAAGGCCTCAAAGGGATATATAAAGGAATCTCGAGCCCCTTGCTGGGAGTTGCGGCCATCAACGCTATCGTTTTTGGGGTCCAGGGTGGAACACGCAAGAAATTCAAAGACCAGGACTCTTTATTCTCGCATTTCGTCGCTGGAGGCGCAGCAGGATTCCTCCAGAGCTTCGTCTGTAGCCCCATGGAGCTGGCGAAAACGAGGCTGCAAGTGTCTGAACCCAACCTCAGCCTCACCAAATGCATCAAAGGCATTTACGAGGCTGACGGTATAAGGGGGTTGTACAGAGGCCTCAATATGACCATAGCCAGGGAAGTACCGTCCTTCGCAGCCTATTTCGTCACCTACGAGTACCTCACGAGATCCCACAAGACGAACGTCAGCACTGCCATGATGATATTCGCGGGTGGTACAGCCGGCATGGCTGCCTGGATAGTGACCTATCCAGTGGATGTCATCAAGACCAGGATCCAACTGGACGGTTTTAACTCGACGCCCAAATATCTGAACGCCCTCGATTGCCTCAAGAAGAGCGTTTCTTCAGAAGGGTACGGCGTTCTGACCCGTGGACTCTCTCCCACCCTCATCAGGGCTTTCCCAACTAACGCTGCTATCTTCACGGTTGTAACCTGGACCATGAGGTTCTTCGATTCTATAACGTTACCGCAAGGCGTCAAGAAGAGCCAATATTTCGTGGATAATATGATGTTGAACTCGATGCAAAAACCAGAGATTATTTGACTATTTATACTAGTCTGTTTAGGTCTTAATATAgttgattatttatttatcgtAAGTCGACAGTTTTCAATAAACCAATTTGAAATCAAAGACTTCTCTTTCTTACAACCTTGCACCCATTACCCAATTACTGACCATCATAGGAAACAAAAACTTGCCGTTTGTCTAAACATCTAAAAGATGTATGGCTTCAATATTTGTATGTTGCAAGGTGTGATTCTGGAAGTCAACTTCTAATCAACCTACGTCCCAAAATGAAGCCCTTCAGTGGAGTTAGAGAGTCGAAGATCAATGAAAGCAGCTTCTTTTGCTCATAAGAGACAACACTGCTACCCAGGAAACATGTGGGCATTAGATGTAATCTGCTTTTCCATCAAGATGATATCCGAATACGCAAGAATAGGTATCTTGGGAGTGCTTTCAGTGTTGGTATGAGATATTTTGGGTTGGAGATTATCTAATTCAACATCCACCTACTTTGAAACATCTTCGTCATGAGGAAAATCAAGGCTAGGCTACTACACCTGAAGGTGATCAATCTTGATGCTGATGAAAAACTGGCTAATCTTATTTTAAGGTCAATTAAGTATTTTGCTTTC
Above is a window of Coccinella septempunctata chromosome 5, icCocSept1.1, whole genome shotgun sequence DNA encoding:
- the LOC123313299 gene encoding mitochondrial basic amino acids transporter-like — protein: MSLEFIAGCVGGCAGLVVGHPLDTLKVHLQNDNAKNPKYRGSLHLVRTLVVKEGLKGIYKGISSPLLGVAAINAIVFGVQGGTRKKFKDQDSLFSHFVAGGAAGFLQSFVCSPMELAKTRLQVSEPNLSLTKCIKGIYEADGIRGLYRGLNMTIAREVPSFAAYFVTYEYLTRSHKTNVSTAMMIFAGGTAGMAAWIVTYPVDVIKTRIQLDGFNSTPKYLNALDCLKKSVSSEGYGVLTRGLSPTLIRAFPTNAAIFTVVTWTMRFFDSITLPQGVKKSQYFVDNMMLNSMQKPEII